One window of Desulfovibrio subterraneus genomic DNA carries:
- a CDS encoding HD domain-containing protein produces MTPLPDIAAHEAWFEAWTAGYLTDDEQDNRYIELKRNHTMRVLENARRIVGTLDMPEHVARTALLAALYHDVGRFPQYAQYRTFSDQRSVNHGILGCKTLRRLGVLNGGSRNEAALCESRSTQANVLASVAMHNRFRVPSGISSALRAVTDVVRDSDKIDIFPVMIATFTRDGSENDVVTLHLEEKEGAWSPGILESLRERRLASYKDMRYVNDFKLLLGSWVFELNYAESRLMLRERGLVEALLATWPEHPDVVAMKDVVREALMRD; encoded by the coding sequence ATGACCCCCCTGCCGGATATAGCTGCGCACGAGGCGTGGTTTGAGGCATGGACAGCCGGCTACCTGACCGACGACGAGCAGGATAACCGGTATATCGAGCTTAAGCGCAATCACACTATGCGCGTGCTTGAGAACGCCCGGCGCATTGTCGGCACGCTGGATATGCCGGAACATGTGGCCCGCACGGCATTGCTTGCCGCGCTGTATCATGATGTGGGGCGTTTTCCGCAATATGCGCAGTACCGCACGTTCAGCGATCAGCGTTCTGTGAACCACGGCATTCTGGGCTGCAAAACGCTGCGGCGTCTGGGGGTGCTCAACGGGGGCAGCCGCAACGAGGCTGCGCTTTGCGAATCCCGCAGTACGCAAGCCAATGTGCTGGCCAGCGTTGCCATGCACAACCGCTTTCGTGTGCCTTCCGGCATATCGTCCGCCCTGCGCGCCGTCACCGATGTGGTGCGCGACAGCGACAAGATTGATATTTTTCCCGTCATGATCGCCACCTTCACCCGCGACGGTTCTGAGAACGACGTGGTGACTCTGCATCTGGAAGAGAAGGAGGGGGCATGGTCGCCGGGCATTCTCGAATCCCTGCGGGAACGCCGTCTCGCCAGCTACAAAGACATGCGCTATGTGAACGACTTCAAGCTGCTGCTGGGATCGTGGGTGTTTGAACTGAACTATGCAGAGAGCCGCCTCATGCTGCGCGAGCGCGGGCTTGTGGAGGCACTGCTTGCCACGTGGCCTGAGCATCCCGATGTGGTGGCCATGAAGGATGTGGTGCGCGAAGCGCTCATGCGCGACTAG
- a CDS encoding DJ-1/PfpI family protein, whose protein sequence is MAKIALVLTQGFADWEYAFIAGTGVPFYGFDVRFFAPEAGVVRSQGGLEAMVPHGLNEIVAWAPDVLVVVGGSIWASPDAPDIGELLKAYHTAGGTVAGICGGSLALARAGILDATPHTSNDADFLAENAAGYAGGACYCQSPSAVVGERVITAPGTAPVSFTSAVFAAAGLDESAVAQFRSMLAAEHG, encoded by the coding sequence TTGGCAAAGATTGCGCTTGTACTGACGCAGGGATTCGCAGACTGGGAATACGCGTTTATCGCCGGAACGGGAGTACCCTTTTACGGCTTTGATGTCCGTTTTTTCGCCCCCGAGGCTGGAGTTGTCCGTTCTCAGGGCGGGTTGGAGGCCATGGTTCCGCATGGACTGAATGAGATTGTCGCTTGGGCACCGGATGTGCTTGTCGTGGTAGGCGGTAGCATCTGGGCATCTCCCGATGCGCCGGACATCGGGGAGCTTCTGAAGGCGTATCATACCGCCGGAGGTACGGTGGCAGGCATATGCGGCGGCAGTCTGGCCCTTGCACGGGCCGGTATCCTTGATGCGACCCCCCATACATCCAACGATGCTGATTTTCTGGCGGAAAATGCTGCAGGTTATGCTGGTGGCGCATGTTATTGCCAGAGTCCATCTGCTGTTGTCGGGGAGCGTGTGATTACAGCACCGGGAACCGCTCCTGTCAGCTTTACTTCGGCAGTCTTCGCCGCTGCCGGTCTGGATGAAAGTGCTGTGGCGCAGTTCAGATCCATGCTGGCGGCTGAGCACGGGTAA
- a CDS encoding class I adenylate cyclase: protein MQKQTDTLGNLLAALQNTHDLGALSPRDVSALLEEARNAVTVFEEKNGHAPAQAVPMALAVRNIAAQDASGSILVYCLRFWLSMPVACWNHAIQHLETAPQFNLCEPGLNSLPLYCKLLLVHEVLRNGIGTETQLGRWTQAFLDRSENWPFHEILQFMNTLYTAKRVLNLQMAERLAHLKIPQQCIALVESPVSDEMAKLAATALCIMEQPPSTATFTAITPRTGTAHIILLMQALRTNPPSPLPNPLLKALVKLACHEEPKVRKDALFTMVVLNVPNLINIFLLVMRKFTRDRNQFYPALLFLSPEQFSEFLSLMPPKLKQDALGYLLHLFMEGAADLVSHSLTSAAHLLKGLPADTAAELKRFVLSCHKKRYVEPLPSSVRPQRKPGGTANTRKREEATLFGKKKTTPEELFAKTISTPSAKAANNNFSGMRQLGQTIAGIEFPDTDFSGSVFERCIFEQCTFRRCDLSQSAFTDCTFLNCRFEQCTAGQILLDNCTISGCTLADTDASEADIYRSTFTRVLADRLILSSAHFHSSACNETRLSESVLWETSFTRAQIHASHFSLCDFTRASFFGSTLRGCTFRESTFNHNIFERTKAEHTFSWAGNYYGCIFRQTLCDEPHLLMSGEHRRFNDLMELAGTLPPAAVPRWCRTVEPLAEHVINTILQFRSVLRSRYHFLRRNNQRIDLTCSVLETQRAEFFLLLPLLLESRLFEKQFFPNYRWPVCTISGYAPTLETLRIARSLFCEQQAAPGQQTDPDALSQLLADQPAPTVTVDAIYTIGSVGSVAMTGDSDIDYWVSIDPATCTPDAIRMLGTKLDHISRWAQETFGLETTFFVMNREAVIRNDFGISDKESSGSAQALLLKEEFYRTALKVCGRDLAWWAMPSGAGTEFHAHRLQELTTLPFHSGDCFVDFGLVKAIPDEEYFGAALWQIVKAFKNPFKSVMKLGILEAYLSTPEKPLLCEEIKQHVVHGSRRLLKTDPYVTLMRALQEHYHASGNKEAAALLQTAFMAKLHPAGQGKAAENKLLQTLRTRAVNELYGSGALVGQQDFEKARELGDKLNTFFLKSYASLQQKLEARQIVARISPEDITRLGRKIFATFAPQQDKIGRLPFVNSMGRTIRELFFKKDSTPGRKKKWIAMGLPQGVASRREAFVEVRAENDPVCLMAWLVANGLYSPDMHVEVDMTLSPIAAQDVTSLLQGLYEFFPKSVLDTDAEETLQSEKIFKGYLVPNFALPRDTSTCKQLSVVYVTNWGEMFCSTLDIADSVQLAKSSRAYLARELPRKLTMETELICLIPYKSRTPRISTA from the coding sequence ATGCAGAAACAAACGGATACACTCGGCAACCTGCTTGCCGCCTTGCAAAATACGCACGATCTGGGCGCGCTTTCTCCCCGCGACGTGTCCGCACTGCTGGAAGAAGCCCGAAACGCCGTCACGGTATTTGAAGAGAAGAACGGCCATGCCCCCGCCCAGGCTGTCCCCATGGCGCTCGCCGTCAGGAACATTGCCGCGCAGGATGCTTCCGGCAGCATTCTCGTATACTGCCTGCGCTTCTGGCTCTCCATGCCAGTGGCCTGCTGGAACCACGCCATACAGCACCTTGAAACCGCCCCCCAGTTCAACCTGTGCGAACCCGGCCTGAACAGCCTGCCGCTGTATTGCAAACTGCTGCTGGTGCACGAGGTGCTGCGTAACGGCATAGGCACGGAAACGCAGCTCGGCAGGTGGACACAGGCATTTCTTGACCGGAGCGAAAACTGGCCTTTTCATGAAATTCTGCAGTTCATGAACACCCTGTATACGGCCAAGCGTGTCCTGAACCTGCAGATGGCGGAACGCCTTGCGCACCTTAAGATACCCCAGCAGTGCATCGCGCTGGTGGAATCACCTGTTTCCGACGAAATGGCGAAGCTTGCGGCAACAGCCCTGTGCATCATGGAGCAGCCTCCTTCCACAGCCACATTCACGGCCATAACGCCCCGGACCGGGACAGCCCACATTATCCTGCTGATGCAGGCGTTGAGAACAAACCCGCCTTCGCCCCTGCCCAATCCTCTTCTGAAGGCACTGGTCAAACTCGCCTGCCACGAAGAGCCAAAGGTGCGAAAAGACGCCCTGTTCACCATGGTTGTTCTTAACGTGCCGAATCTGATAAACATATTTCTCCTTGTGATGCGCAAATTCACAAGGGACCGTAATCAGTTCTATCCGGCTCTGCTGTTTCTTTCTCCGGAACAGTTTTCAGAATTTCTCAGCCTGATGCCGCCCAAACTCAAGCAGGATGCGCTGGGCTATCTGCTCCACCTTTTCATGGAAGGTGCTGCCGACCTTGTTTCCCACTCTCTGACCAGCGCCGCCCATCTTCTGAAAGGGCTGCCTGCGGATACGGCTGCCGAACTCAAGAGGTTTGTGCTGTCGTGCCACAAGAAGCGCTATGTGGAGCCGCTTCCGAGTTCGGTGCGCCCGCAGCGCAAGCCGGGGGGAACAGCCAATACCCGCAAACGCGAAGAAGCCACGCTTTTCGGCAAGAAAAAGACAACTCCCGAAGAACTGTTTGCCAAGACCATTTCCACGCCATCTGCCAAGGCTGCGAACAACAATTTCAGCGGCATGCGCCAGTTGGGACAGACCATTGCCGGTATCGAATTTCCGGATACGGATTTTTCCGGCAGTGTGTTTGAGCGTTGCATCTTTGAGCAATGCACGTTCAGACGATGTGACCTTTCACAAAGTGCGTTCACGGACTGCACATTCCTGAACTGCCGTTTCGAGCAGTGCACCGCGGGGCAGATCCTCCTCGACAACTGCACAATTTCAGGCTGCACACTGGCGGATACGGATGCCTCTGAAGCGGACATATACCGCTCGACCTTCACCCGCGTTCTGGCGGACAGACTGATTCTGTCTTCCGCACACTTCCACTCCTCCGCCTGCAACGAAACAAGACTCAGCGAATCGGTTCTGTGGGAAACAAGCTTCACCCGTGCGCAGATCCACGCCTCCCACTTCAGCCTGTGCGACTTCACCCGCGCCTCTTTCTTCGGCTCCACGCTGCGCGGCTGCACTTTCCGTGAGAGCACCTTCAACCACAACATCTTCGAGCGCACCAAGGCCGAGCACACCTTCTCGTGGGCGGGCAACTACTATGGCTGCATCTTCCGGCAAACTCTGTGCGACGAACCCCATCTGCTCATGTCCGGAGAACACAGGCGGTTCAATGATCTCATGGAACTGGCCGGAACTCTGCCACCTGCCGCCGTTCCCCGCTGGTGCCGCACGGTGGAGCCGCTTGCCGAGCACGTGATAAACACGATTCTGCAATTCCGCAGCGTCCTGCGCAGCCGCTACCACTTTCTCAGACGAAACAACCAGCGCATCGACCTTACCTGCAGCGTTCTTGAAACGCAGCGCGCGGAGTTCTTTCTTCTGCTGCCTTTACTGCTTGAGAGCAGACTGTTCGAAAAGCAATTCTTTCCCAACTATCGCTGGCCCGTCTGCACCATATCCGGCTACGCGCCCACCCTTGAGACCCTGCGCATTGCCCGCAGCCTGTTCTGTGAACAGCAGGCTGCACCGGGACAGCAAACAGACCCCGACGCCCTGTCTCAGCTTCTGGCAGACCAGCCCGCCCCTACCGTCACAGTAGACGCTATCTACACCATCGGCAGCGTGGGCTCTGTCGCCATGACAGGCGATTCGGACATTGACTACTGGGTAAGCATTGATCCGGCGACCTGCACCCCGGACGCCATCCGCATGCTCGGCACCAAGCTGGATCATATCTCCCGCTGGGCGCAGGAGACCTTCGGGCTTGAGACGACTTTTTTCGTCATGAACCGCGAGGCCGTCATCCGCAACGACTTCGGCATTTCCGACAAGGAAAGTTCAGGCTCGGCACAGGCCCTGCTGCTGAAGGAAGAATTTTACCGCACCGCACTGAAGGTCTGCGGCAGGGACCTTGCGTGGTGGGCCATGCCATCAGGCGCCGGAACAGAGTTCCATGCCCACCGGCTGCAGGAACTGACAACCCTGCCCTTCCACTCCGGCGACTGTTTCGTCGATTTCGGCCTCGTAAAGGCCATCCCCGATGAGGAATACTTCGGGGCTGCCCTGTGGCAGATTGTGAAGGCATTCAAGAACCCCTTCAAGTCGGTGATGAAACTGGGCATTCTCGAAGCGTACCTTTCCACACCGGAAAAACCCCTGCTGTGCGAAGAGATCAAGCAGCATGTTGTTCACGGCAGCCGCAGACTGCTGAAAACCGACCCCTATGTCACGCTCATGCGCGCCCTGCAGGAGCATTATCACGCCTCCGGCAACAAGGAAGCCGCCGCCCTGCTGCAGACGGCCTTCATGGCCAAGCTGCATCCTGCCGGACAGGGCAAGGCCGCAGAAAACAAATTGCTGCAGACCCTCAGAACCCGCGCCGTAAACGAACTGTATGGCTCGGGCGCACTTGTCGGCCAACAGGACTTTGAAAAGGCCAGAGAACTGGGCGACAAGCTGAATACCTTCTTCCTCAAGTCCTATGCCTCGTTGCAGCAGAAGCTTGAGGCGCGGCAGATCGTTGCCCGCATATCCCCAGAAGACATAACCAGACTGGGCAGAAAGATCTTTGCCACGTTTGCCCCCCAGCAGGACAAGATCGGGCGTCTGCCCTTTGTGAACAGCATGGGGCGCACCATCCGCGAACTCTTCTTCAAAAAGGACAGCACACCGGGAAGAAAGAAAAAATGGATAGCCATGGGCCTGCCGCAGGGTGTTGCCTCACGGCGCGAGGCATTTGTCGAGGTGCGGGCGGAAAACGATCCTGTCTGCCTCATGGCGTGGCTGGTGGCCAACGGCCTCTATTCGCCCGATATGCACGTGGAAGTGGACATGACCCTGTCGCCCATAGCAGCGCAGGATGTTACCTCACTGCTGCAGGGCCTGTATGAATTCTTCCCCAAATCAGTGCTGGATACAGATGCGGAAGAAACACTGCAGAGCGAAAAGATATTCAAGGGCTATCTGGTACCCAACTTCGCCCTGCCCCGCGATACGAGCACCTGCAAGCAGTTGAGCGTGGTGTATGTGACAAACTGGGGCGAGATGTTCTGCTCCACGCTGGACATTGCAGACTCCGTACAACTGGCCAAGTCCTCCCGTGCCTATCTTGCGCGGGAACTGCCGCGCAAGCTGACCATGGAAACAGAGCTTATCTGCCTCATCCCGTACAAGTCCCGCACGCCGAGAATATCCACGGCCTAA
- a CDS encoding pyridoxal phosphate-dependent aminotransferase, whose translation MACVETSRTRDIKPFYVMDVLERAHAMEREGKHIIHLQVGEPDFDVPMPVRDAVCRAMYDGRTHYTHSMGTTDLREAIAEDYLKRYGVEVSPEQIVVTNGTSPAMSLLFGALLEQGDEIILSDPHYACYPSFITFHGGVPVKVPVFEEDGFQYRAAAIREKMTDRTKAIFINSPSNPTGNLLSPERMRKIADMSVPIISDEIYHGLVYEGEEHSILEYTDNAFVFNGFSKLYAMTGLRLGYLIAPKQCMRTLNKLCQNFFISPNAVSQCAGIAALRECEAEVAKMKLIYNERRKFMIRRLKEIGFGITVEPTGAFYVLGNARHWSMDSYQFAFEILENAHVGVTPGIDFGQGAEGYIRFSYANSLENINEGMNRLERFIRERFGSR comes from the coding sequence ATGGCATGCGTAGAGACGTCGCGGACCCGGGACATAAAGCCCTTTTACGTCATGGATGTGCTGGAACGGGCGCACGCCATGGAGCGGGAGGGCAAGCATATCATCCATCTGCAGGTCGGCGAGCCAGATTTTGACGTGCCCATGCCCGTGCGCGATGCGGTTTGCCGCGCCATGTATGACGGGCGGACGCACTACACGCATTCCATGGGGACGACGGACCTGCGGGAAGCCATTGCGGAAGACTATCTCAAGCGCTACGGGGTGGAAGTTTCGCCGGAGCAGATTGTGGTGACCAACGGCACGTCTCCTGCCATGTCGCTTCTTTTCGGCGCGCTGCTGGAGCAGGGAGATGAGATCATCCTTTCCGATCCTCACTATGCCTGCTACCCCAGCTTCATCACCTTCCACGGCGGCGTGCCTGTCAAAGTACCCGTTTTCGAGGAAGACGGCTTTCAGTACCGCGCAGCTGCCATCCGCGAAAAGATGACGGACCGCACCAAGGCCATCTTCATCAACTCGCCCTCCAACCCCACCGGCAACCTGCTGTCGCCGGAACGCATGCGCAAGATTGCGGATATGAGTGTTCCCATCATTTCGGACGAGATATATCACGGCCTTGTGTATGAAGGGGAGGAGCATTCCATTCTCGAATACACGGACAACGCCTTTGTCTTCAACGGCTTCTCCAAGCTGTACGCCATGACCGGACTGCGCCTCGGGTATCTCATCGCTCCGAAGCAGTGCATGCGCACGCTGAACAAGCTGTGTCAGAACTTTTTCATATCGCCCAACGCTGTTTCGCAGTGTGCCGGTATTGCGGCACTGCGCGAATGTGAAGCGGAAGTGGCCAAGATGAAGCTCATCTACAATGAACGGCGCAAGTTCATGATCCGCAGGCTCAAAGAGATTGGGTTCGGCATTACCGTGGAGCCCACCGGAGCCTTCTATGTGCTGGGCAATGCCCGCCACTGGTCTATGGATTCGTACCAGTTCGCCTTCGAGATTCTGGAAAACGCCCACGTGGGTGTTACTCCCGGCATCGATTTTGGTCAGGGCGCGGAAGGTTATATCCGGTTCTCCTATGCGAACTCGCTGGAGAACATCAATGAAGGCATGAACCGGCTGGAACGCTTTATCCGAGAGCGTTTCGGGTCCCGCTAG
- a CDS encoding class I SAM-dependent methyltransferase, with protein sequence MDEYARFAPHYDRLLNPFLDGVRRSVAEQCARLGAGRVLDICCGTARQAAFFQGTQVRYAGVDVSRAMLDAARKTGTTALARADGTTLPFADRSFDVALVAFALHEKPLDVAEAVVREALRVARYGLFVDYTLAERNLELPFQWLMQVPERMVGGDHWRCYRAFMAAGALQGMVHRTGLKVQERVSLFRGGAAIFVCGQP encoded by the coding sequence ATGGACGAATACGCACGCTTTGCCCCGCACTACGACAGGCTGCTCAATCCTTTTCTGGATGGAGTGCGCCGTAGTGTAGCGGAGCAGTGCGCACGTCTCGGGGCTGGCAGGGTGCTGGATATCTGTTGCGGTACGGCGCGGCAGGCAGCTTTTTTTCAGGGGACACAGGTCCGCTATGCCGGAGTGGATGTGTCGCGGGCCATGCTGGATGCAGCCCGCAAAACAGGCACAACCGCTCTTGCCCGTGCCGACGGGACCACGCTGCCTTTTGCTGACCGGAGTTTTGATGTTGCTCTGGTGGCGTTTGCCCTGCATGAAAAGCCTCTGGACGTGGCCGAGGCTGTTGTGCGTGAGGCTCTGCGCGTGGCGCGATACGGCCTGTTCGTGGACTACACGCTGGCGGAGCGTAATCTTGAGTTGCCGTTTCAGTGGCTCATGCAGGTGCCGGAGCGGATGGTCGGCGGTGACCACTGGCGCTGTTATCGCGCCTTCATGGCTGCGGGGGCGTTGCAGGGCATGGTGCATCGGACGGGGCTGAAAGTGCAGGAGCGAGTGTCCCTGTTCCGGGGCGGTGCTGCCATTTTCGTGTGCGGGCAGCCCTGA
- a CDS encoding HAD family hydrolase produces the protein MPTSVQAMIFDFDGTLAHLTLDFGVMRRRAMQAAGDALQTMAATPLHALLPEDDGRPVLEWLELAGSRVAPHCGITARAMIKAAHDAIEDVEVEAASRGSLFPWTRPLLTELRSRNVPAAVITRNCRKAVLAVFPDLYEYCTCLLAREDVPKVKPDPDHLLRALAHTGVRPENSMMVGDHPMDIQTGKAGGTLTAAVTSGNASHAQLAASAPDYLAENCLELYEILWGMRLDCAVSTP, from the coding sequence ATGCCCACCAGCGTGCAAGCCATGATTTTCGATTTTGACGGTACTCTCGCCCATCTTACGCTGGATTTCGGCGTAATGCGCCGCAGAGCCATGCAGGCCGCAGGCGATGCCCTGCAGACCATGGCCGCAACGCCCCTGCACGCCCTGCTGCCGGAAGACGACGGCCGCCCTGTGCTGGAATGGCTGGAACTGGCTGGCAGCCGGGTGGCACCGCATTGCGGCATAACGGCACGGGCCATGATCAAAGCCGCGCACGATGCCATCGAGGATGTGGAGGTGGAAGCGGCATCGCGGGGCAGCCTGTTTCCGTGGACAAGGCCCCTGCTCACCGAACTGCGGTCGCGCAATGTTCCTGCTGCGGTCATAACCCGCAACTGCCGCAAGGCCGTGCTCGCGGTGTTTCCTGACCTGTACGAATACTGCACCTGCCTGCTGGCACGCGAAGACGTCCCCAAGGTCAAACCGGACCCGGACCACCTGCTCAGAGCACTTGCCCATACGGGCGTACGCCCTGAAAACAGCATGATGGTGGGAGATCATCCCATGGACATCCAGACGGGCAAGGCGGGCGGCACGCTCACCGCCGCCGTGACCAGCGGCAATGCGTCGCATGCACAGCTGGCGGCCTCGGCACCCGATTATCTGGCGGAAAATTGTCTGGAATTGTACGAGATACTGTGGGGCATGCGGCTGGACTGCGCGGTCAGCACGCCCTGA
- a CDS encoding NAD(P)/FAD-dependent oxidoreductase codes for MRSEYDVVVVGGGPAGATAALAVARRGCSVLVIEASDLPREKLCGGLLSRKTVRIVNRLHGTTDEDLVRLGIINYSSNGYRIVFDSKPLCDDVYDYPFHFVERAVLDAWLLDRAVEAGADLLTGVPVRDVNLATGAVVLRDGRMVRGRRIIGADGANSVVRRSFPVDKRAWTKSLASTVEVRIPRAQYPKDVAVPEVHIGPIAEGYGWVFPNSDHVVVGLGGRMPGGGNIAALFRVFCHELGIHDTDSLQLKGHPLPFGNYLPRLVHGKGVLAGDAGGLVEPVFGEGIYFAIRSGEAAGESICRSLKRHRSPEAEYMRELRRDVYGEILGSRRMQRVLYFFDRNGLNPLVKWGVRVGREVLLDVIHGRRSFRLFRKLPDNLRA; via the coding sequence ATGCGGTCTGAGTATGATGTCGTAGTAGTAGGAGGCGGCCCCGCCGGAGCCACAGCCGCATTGGCCGTGGCAAGGAGAGGCTGTTCCGTTCTGGTGATCGAGGCGTCCGATCTGCCGCGCGAAAAACTGTGCGGTGGTCTGTTGTCTCGCAAGACGGTGCGCATCGTCAACCGCCTGCACGGAACCACGGATGAGGATCTCGTCCGCCTCGGCATCATCAACTACTCCTCAAATGGCTACCGGATAGTCTTCGACAGCAAACCTCTTTGCGACGATGTGTATGACTACCCCTTCCATTTCGTCGAGCGCGCCGTGCTGGACGCATGGCTGCTGGACCGTGCGGTGGAGGCAGGAGCCGACCTGCTCACCGGTGTGCCGGTGAGAGATGTGAATCTGGCCACAGGGGCAGTGGTGCTGCGTGACGGGCGCATGGTTCGGGGGCGCCGGATAATCGGCGCGGACGGTGCCAACAGCGTTGTCAGACGCTCCTTTCCCGTGGACAAGCGGGCATGGACAAAGTCGCTTGCCTCGACTGTGGAAGTGCGCATTCCGCGTGCGCAGTATCCTAAAGATGTTGCCGTTCCCGAAGTGCATATCGGCCCTATTGCCGAAGGGTATGGATGGGTGTTTCCGAACAGCGACCACGTTGTCGTGGGACTGGGCGGACGCATGCCCGGAGGGGGCAATATCGCGGCGCTGTTCCGTGTGTTCTGCCATGAACTGGGGATACACGATACGGATTCGCTGCAACTCAAGGGGCATCCGCTGCCCTTCGGGAACTATCTCCCCCGTCTGGTGCACGGAAAGGGCGTGCTGGCCGGTGATGCCGGCGGTCTTGTGGAACCCGTGTTCGGCGAGGGCATTTATTTTGCCATCCGTTCCGGCGAGGCGGCAGGCGAGAGCATATGCCGCTCGTTGAAAAGGCACCGGTCGCCTGAAGCCGAATACATGCGTGAACTCCGGCGCGACGTGTATGGCGAGATTCTCGGTTCACGCCGTATGCAGCGCGTACTATATTTCTTTGACCGCAACGGTCTGAACCCGCTGGTGAAGTGGGGCGTGCGCGTGGGAAGAGAGGTTCTGCTGGACGTGATTCACGGCAGGCGTTCCTTCCGTCTGTTCCGGAAATTGCCTGATAATCTGAGAGCCTGA
- a CDS encoding DUF3179 domain-containing protein, protein MLCLFACLCLLLASLAVPPSARAEVPDPAALRRMADQMTDTGILPDQIPSLSRPSYMPVPDAALSMDDEEQVFVARFPGAIRIYPQRIMVYHEVVNEEFDGMPYSITYSPLTGGLVGYHGKAGRFDTSFGVSGSLLNANTVLFDRATGSLWPQLLGMSIKGPLLGAKLQRFPLIWTTWERAARTYPDAMVLSRSTGFNRRYGTDPYGSYSNPNSYYHFQQITYPVMNRDNRLPPKERIAALEQDGQYYALPYTAVRREGAVDFTLGITPMVAIWDRKLATVRVFERVAAEKTIEFFMENDKLLDKGTRSEWSHDGEALFGILRGATLTPVASMDCMWFAWSAFFPDVQILPRQ, encoded by the coding sequence TTGCTATGCCTCTTCGCCTGCCTCTGCCTGCTGCTCGCAAGCCTTGCCGTGCCGCCTTCCGCCCGGGCGGAGGTGCCGGACCCGGCAGCGCTGCGCCGCATGGCCGACCAGATGACAGACACGGGCATTCTGCCGGACCAGATTCCCTCGCTCTCACGCCCCAGCTACATGCCGGTTCCCGATGCGGCCCTGAGCATGGATGACGAGGAACAGGTGTTCGTGGCCCGTTTTCCCGGTGCCATACGCATCTACCCCCAGCGGATCATGGTGTATCATGAAGTCGTCAACGAAGAGTTTGACGGCATGCCCTACAGCATAACCTACAGCCCGCTCACGGGCGGCCTTGTGGGCTACCACGGCAAGGCGGGCCGCTTTGACACAAGCTTCGGCGTTTCCGGCAGCCTGCTGAACGCAAACACGGTTCTTTTTGACCGCGCCACAGGCAGCCTGTGGCCGCAGCTGCTCGGCATGTCCATAAAAGGCCCCCTGCTGGGAGCCAAGCTGCAGCGTTTCCCCCTTATCTGGACCACATGGGAGCGCGCCGCACGCACGTATCCCGACGCCATGGTGCTTTCCCGCTCCACCGGCTTCAACCGCCGCTACGGCACAGACCCGTACGGTTCCTATTCCAACCCCAATTCCTATTACCATTTCCAGCAGATTACCTATCCCGTAATGAACAGGGATAACCGCCTGCCGCCCAAAGAGCGCATAGCCGCACTGGAACAGGACGGGCAGTACTACGCCCTGCCCTACACCGCTGTCCGGCGCGAGGGTGCGGTGGACTTCACGCTGGGCATCACGCCCATGGTGGCCATATGGGACAGAAAGCTTGCCACGGTGCGGGTATTTGAGCGCGTTGCCGCAGAAAAGACCATTGAGTTCTTCATGGAGAATGACAAGCTGCTGGACAAGGGTACCCGTTCGGAATGGTCACACGACGGCGAAGCACTCTTCGGCATACTGCGAGGTGCCACCCTTACGCCTGTGGCAAGCATGGACTGCATGTGGTTTGCGTGGTCAGCGTTTTTCCCGGACGTACAGATACTGCCGAGACAGTAA